The genomic DNA AGTTAAAGTATCTCCTTGGCTTCCGAAAGAAGAATACGTTATTACGTTTGGAATGCCAGACACTCTTTTTAAACCTGATTCACTTTTCAGACAATTAGTAAAGAAAATAAAACAAAAACAAAATATCGATCTTATTTTAGGTGTTTTTCCTACTGAAGCATGGTTTAAGCTTGGGATGACAACTGTACAAAAAGGAAAAGATGGAGAACTTGAAGTGATAAAAATTATTGATAAGCCGAAAATTAAGCCAGACACTGATTACGCTTGGGGAATAGCTGTATGGAAATCAAAATTCCAACATTTTCTGACTAATTACCATCACAACTATTCCGAAAAAGCTGAACTAGTGTTAGGAGATGTATTTAGCGCTGCCTTGAAAGAAGGGTTTAAAGTTTGTGCACTGAAAGGAGAGCTCTTCTTAGACA from Bacillus aquiflavi includes the following:
- a CDS encoding sugar phosphate nucleotidyltransferase codes for the protein MKQFGIIPAAGLGTRLAPLPFSKEMYPIGYQSYNEELRPCPVSQYLVKSLKMAETDEVFFIINQSKTDIMSYYLNGQQFNMNFSYLIQTEPKGMVDALVKVSPWLPKEEYVITFGMPDTLFKPDSLFRQLVKKIKQKQNIDLILGVFPTEAWFKLGMTTVQKGKDGELEVIKIIDKPKIKPDTDYAWGIAVWKSKFQHFLTNYHHNYSEKAELVLGDVFSAALKEGFKVCALKGELFLDIGTLEDLTKAIKYMDIGGG